Proteins from a single region of Dyadobacter fanqingshengii:
- a CDS encoding NAD-dependent epimerase/dehydratase family protein codes for MKILITGGAGFVGSALAINLKINYPDYQVFALDNLKRRGSELNLSRLKTHGVEFVHGDIRNKEDFDSVPAVDVVIEASAEPSVLAGLDGTPDYLINTNLVGTINCLNYALKHKAGFIFLSTSRVYPIKTIETLNFVEEPTRFALSDEQPVAGVSSKGIAEDFPLNGARSLYGTTKLASELIIQEYNEFYNLKTVINRCGVITGPWQMGKVDQGVMVLWIAKHYFEQQLGYFGYGGTGKQIRDMLHVADLYRLIDWQLHNLEKVNGEILNAGGGLESSASLQELTKICQEVTGKTIPIKVVPENRTADIRLYVTDNTKVTALTGWKPEIGIRQIVEDIAAWLKENEKDLAPILK; via the coding sequence ATGAAAATTTTAATTACCGGAGGCGCCGGTTTCGTAGGCTCCGCATTAGCCATAAACCTCAAAATCAATTACCCTGATTATCAGGTTTTTGCACTGGATAACCTCAAACGCAGAGGCTCCGAACTGAATTTGAGCAGACTGAAAACCCACGGCGTGGAATTCGTGCATGGCGATATCAGGAATAAGGAGGATTTTGACTCGGTACCCGCAGTGGATGTGGTGATAGAAGCTTCTGCTGAGCCTTCTGTTCTGGCTGGTTTGGATGGCACACCCGATTATCTGATTAATACAAATCTGGTTGGGACCATTAACTGCCTTAATTATGCATTAAAACACAAGGCTGGCTTTATATTTCTTTCTACAAGTCGGGTTTATCCGATCAAGACCATTGAGACATTAAACTTTGTTGAAGAGCCTACGCGTTTTGCACTGTCGGACGAGCAGCCGGTTGCTGGTGTTTCTTCCAAGGGAATTGCGGAAGATTTCCCGCTGAATGGCGCGCGTTCTTTATATGGAACTACCAAACTGGCTTCTGAGCTGATCATTCAGGAATATAATGAGTTTTATAATTTAAAAACCGTTATCAACCGTTGCGGCGTAATTACCGGTCCATGGCAAATGGGCAAGGTGGATCAGGGCGTGATGGTGCTTTGGATCGCGAAGCATTATTTTGAACAACAACTGGGTTACTTCGGATACGGCGGAACAGGTAAGCAGATCCGCGACATGCTACACGTGGCCGATCTTTACCGACTGATCGACTGGCAGTTGCATAACCTTGAAAAAGTAAATGGTGAGATCCTGAATGCAGGAGGCGGATTGGAAAGCAGCGCTTCTTTGCAGGAACTGACGAAAATCTGTCAGGAAGTTACCGGAAAAACGATCCCAATTAAAGTGGTGCCTGAAAACCGTACCGCCGATATCAGGCTTTATGTAACGGACAACACCAAAGTGACAGCGCTCACAGGCTGGAAACCGGAAATTGGCATCCGCCAGATTGTTGAAGACATTGCAGCCTGGTTGAAAGAAAATGAAAAAGATCTCGCACCGATATTGAAATAA